A genome region from Hippopotamus amphibius kiboko isolate mHipAmp2 chromosome 1, mHipAmp2.hap2, whole genome shotgun sequence includes the following:
- the LOC130837258 gene encoding olfactory receptor 6P1 yields the protein MRNLSGNHIAEFVLVGFPTSPPLQLLLFALFLVIYLLTLLENALIVSTTWLTASLHRPMYFFLGHLSILELWYINVTVPRLLGAFLTQDRRVSYVGCMTQLYFFIALACTECVLLAVMAYDRYLAICEPLRYPSLMPSSMATRLAASSWGSGFFSSMMKLFFISRLSYCGPHIINHFFCDISPLLRLTCSDKEQAELVDFLLALLMILLPLLVVVSSYAAIIAAILRIPTAQGRHKAFSTCTSHLAVVVIYYSSTLFTYARPRATYTFNHNKIISVLYTIIVPFLNPAIYCLRNKEVKDALRKTVLGRCRCPRDVPD from the coding sequence ATGAGAAATTTGAGTGGAAACCACATAGCAGAGTTTGTTTTGGTGGGCTTCCCTACCTCTCCACCCCTCCAGCTGCTCCTCTTTGCCCTCttccttgtaatttatttgttgACATTGCTGGAGAATGCACTCATTGTTTCCACCACCTGGCTCACTGCAAGCCTTCATCGCCCAATGTACTTTTTCCTTGGCCATCTCTCCATTCTGGAGTTATGGTACATCAATGTCACAGTTCCCCGACTCTTGGGAGCATTTCTTACCCAGGACCGTAGAGTCTCCTATGTAGGCTGCATGACCCAACTCTATTTCTTCATTGCCTTAGCCTGCACTGAATGTGTCCTGTTAGctgtcatggcctatgaccgctaccTGGCCATCTGTGAACCTCTCCGTTATCCTAGTCTTATGCCCTCCAGCATGGCCACTCGGCTTGCTGCTTCCTCTTGGGGTAGTGGCTTCTTCAGCTCCATGATGAAgctttttttcatttccagaCTGTCCTACTGTGGACCCCATATCATCAaccactttttctgtgatatttctCCACTACTTAGACTCACCTGCTCTGACAAGGAACAAGCAGAACTGGTGGACTTTCTGTTGGCCCTGCTGATGATTCTGCTCCCTCTGCTGGTTGTGGTCTCATCGTATGCTGCCATAATTGCAGCCATCCTGAGGATCCCTACTGCCCAGGGACGCCACAAAGCCTTCTCCACGTGTACCTCTCACTTGGCAGTGGTTGTCATCTACTACTCCTCCACTCTCTTTACTTACGCACGGCCCCGGGCCACGTACACCTTCAACCACAACAAGATCATCTCTGTGCTCTATACTATCATTGTGCCATTCCTCAATCCAGCCATCTACTGCCTGAGGAACAAGGAGGTAAAGGATGCCCTCAGGAAGACAGTGTTGGGCAGATGCCGCTGTCCCAGAGATGTCCCAGATTGA